A genomic region of Mycobacterium senriense contains the following coding sequences:
- a CDS encoding cytochrome c oxidase assembly protein: protein MTVAPPAGKAPTEASTQRRALVWPVLAGVAVLAGCTAAGIGTLSLASALTVTGLPDPGQVTTLGLPFVRAAGEIAAVLAVGSFLFAAFLVPPQRNGVLDADGYRALRLGTVASGVWAVCAALLVPLTISDVSGHPIADIPPMRMWSLAGLITNASAWRWTAIMAAVITLASLSVLRWSWTPVLAAASVMTLIPLGLTGHSSAGGSHDLATNGLLIHLVAASLWAGGLLALLAHALRGGGHLGLAARRFSMIALWCWVAMAVSGVVNALVRVQPSDLFSTDYGRLVIAKFVALCLLGGLGWRQRRVSVAGLQADPNPARARGALLRLTLIEAAIFGLTFGIAVGLGRTPPPPPPARLPSIPEAEIGYDFDGPPTVARILFDWRFDLIFGSAALVFAALYVAALLRLRRRGDTWPPGRTVSWLLGCLVLLFVTSSGVGRYMPAMFSMHMVVHMCLSMLIPILLVLGAPVTLALRALPAAGRDDPPGMREWLLAALHSRISQFLTNPVVATVLFVAGFYGLYLSNLFDTTASSHAGHLAMNVHFLLSGYLFYWVVIGVDPTPRPIPPLAKVAVVFASLPLHAFFGVVLMGTKKVLGADYYRSLGLSWHTDLLGDQRLGGGIAWAAGEFPLVIVMLALLIQWARSDRRTAKRLDRAADRDDDAELVAYNAMLAQLAQGETPKRAGQAPADPD from the coding sequence ATGACCGTCGCCCCGCCGGCCGGCAAGGCCCCGACCGAGGCCTCCACCCAGCGCCGCGCGCTGGTGTGGCCGGTGCTGGCCGGTGTCGCGGTGCTGGCGGGCTGCACGGCCGCCGGCATCGGGACGCTCTCGCTGGCCAGCGCGCTGACCGTGACGGGCCTGCCCGACCCAGGCCAGGTGACCACGCTCGGGCTGCCGTTCGTTCGCGCCGCGGGTGAGATCGCCGCCGTGCTCGCGGTCGGGTCGTTCCTGTTCGCCGCGTTCCTGGTGCCGCCGCAGCGAAATGGTGTCCTCGACGCCGACGGCTATCGGGCCCTTCGGCTCGGGACGGTTGCGTCGGGCGTGTGGGCGGTGTGCGCGGCCCTGCTGGTCCCGCTGACCATCTCCGACGTGTCCGGCCATCCCATCGCCGACATCCCCCCGATGCGGATGTGGTCGTTGGCGGGTCTGATCACTAACGCCTCGGCCTGGCGCTGGACCGCGATCATGGCCGCGGTGATCACGCTGGCGAGCCTGTCGGTGCTGCGCTGGTCGTGGACGCCGGTGCTGGCCGCCGCGTCGGTGATGACGCTGATTCCGCTGGGATTGACCGGTCATTCGTCGGCCGGCGGTTCGCACGACCTGGCCACCAACGGCCTGCTGATCCACCTGGTCGCCGCCAGCCTGTGGGCCGGTGGCCTGCTCGCCCTGCTGGCCCACGCCCTGCGCGGCGGTGGCCACCTCGGGCTGGCCGCGCGGCGGTTCTCGATGATCGCGCTGTGGTGTTGGGTCGCGATGGCGGTGAGCGGCGTGGTCAACGCCCTGGTGCGCGTGCAGCCGTCCGACCTGTTCAGCACGGACTACGGCCGGCTGGTCATCGCCAAGTTCGTCGCGCTGTGCCTGCTGGGCGGGCTTGGCTGGCGCCAGCGGCGCGTGAGTGTGGCTGGGCTGCAAGCGGATCCGAATCCGGCACGCGCACGTGGTGCGCTGCTGCGGCTGACCCTGATCGAGGCCGCCATTTTCGGCCTCACCTTCGGCATCGCCGTCGGGCTGGGCCGCACCCCGCCGCCGCCACCGCCGGCCCGGCTCCCGTCGATCCCCGAAGCCGAGATCGGTTACGACTTCGACGGGCCGCCCACCGTGGCGCGCATCCTGTTCGACTGGCGCTTCGACCTGATCTTCGGCTCCGCCGCCCTCGTCTTCGCCGCGCTATATGTGGCCGCGCTGCTGCGGCTGCGGCGGCGCGGCGACACGTGGCCGCCGGGTCGGACCGTTTCCTGGCTGCTCGGCTGCCTGGTGTTGCTGTTCGTGACGTCGTCGGGGGTCGGGCGCTACATGCCGGCGATGTTCAGCATGCACATGGTGGTCCACATGTGCCTGTCGATGCTGATCCCGATCCTGCTGGTGCTCGGCGCCCCGGTCACCCTGGCGCTGCGGGCGCTGCCCGCGGCCGGCCGTGACGATCCGCCGGGCATGCGGGAATGGTTGTTGGCCGCGCTGCACAGCCGGATCTCCCAATTCCTCACCAACCCGGTGGTGGCCACCGTGCTGTTCGTCGCCGGGTTCTACGGGCTGTACCTGTCGAACCTCTTCGACACCACCGCGAGCAGCCACGCCGGACATCTGGCGATGAACGTGCACTTTCTGCTGAGCGGCTACCTGTTCTATTGGGTGGTGATCGGGGTGGACCCGACGCCGCGACCGATCCCGCCGCTGGCCAAGGTGGCCGTGGTTTTCGCATCGCTGCCGCTGCACGCCTTCTTCGGGGTGGTGCTGATGGGCACCAAGAAGGTGCTCGGCGCCGACTATTACCGCTCCCTCGGCCTGAGCTGGCACACCGATCTGCTGGGGGATCAGCGGCTGGGCGGGGGCATCGCCTGGGCGGCAGGGGAATTCCCGCTGGTGATCGTGATGCTCGCGCTGCTTATCCAGTGGGCGCGCAGCGATCGCCGCACCGCCAAGCGGCTGGACCGGGCCGCGGACCGCGACGACGACGCCGAGCTGGTCGCCTACAACGCGATGCTGGCACAGCTGGCGCAGGGCGAGACGCCCAAGCGGGCCGGCCAGGCCCCCGCCGACCCCGACTGA
- a CDS encoding single-stranded DNA-binding protein — translation MFETPLTVVGHIVNDPARRKVGDQEVIKFRVASNSRRRTGDGGWEHGHSLFVTVNCWGKLVTGVGAALGKGAPVIVVGHVYTSEYEDRDGNRRSSVEMRATAVGPDLSRVIVRIEKPGYTGPNAGQDSAAPGTSVDGVDVSTEDPLVDDDPAGTGDAVTDEAPLSIPA, via the coding sequence ATGTTCGAAACCCCGCTTACCGTCGTCGGTCACATCGTCAACGACCCCGCCCGCCGCAAGGTCGGCGACCAGGAGGTCATCAAATTCCGGGTCGCCAGCAACTCGCGCCGCCGCACCGGTGACGGCGGCTGGGAACACGGGCACTCGCTGTTCGTCACGGTCAACTGCTGGGGAAAGCTGGTCACCGGGGTGGGCGCCGCGCTGGGCAAGGGCGCGCCGGTGATCGTGGTGGGTCACGTGTACACCAGCGAATACGAGGACCGCGACGGCAACCGCCGCTCGTCGGTGGAGATGCGGGCGACCGCGGTCGGGCCGGACCTGTCCCGCGTCATCGTGCGCATCGAGAAGCCCGGCTACACCGGCCCCAACGCCGGGCAGGACAGCGCGGCCCCGGGAACTTCCGTCGACGGCGTCGACGTTAGTACCGAGGACCCGCTGGTCGACGACGATCCGGCCGGCACGGGTGACGCGGTTACCGACGAGGCTCCGCTGTCCATTCCCGCCTGA
- the ettA gene encoding energy-dependent translational throttle protein EttA has product MAEFIYTMKKVRKAHGDKVILDDVTLSFYPGAKIGVVGPNGAGKSSVLRIMAGLDKPNNGDAFLANDATVGILLQEPPLNEEKTVRGNVEEGLGEIKVKLDRFNEVAELMATDYSDELMEEMGRLQEELDHADAWDLDSQLEQAMDALRCPPPDEPVTNLSGGERRRVALCKLLLSKPDLLLLDEPTNHLDAESVQWLEQHLASYAGAILAVTHDRYFLDNVAEWILELDRGRAYPYEGNYSTYLEKKAERLSVQGRKDAKLQKRLAEELAWVRSGAKARQAKGKARLQRYEEMAAEAEKTRKLDFEEIQIPVGPRLGNVVVEVDHLDKGYDGRTLIKDLSFTLPRNGIVGVIGPNGVGKTTLFKTIVGLEQPDSGTVKVGETVKLSYVDQTRAGIDPKKNVWEVVSDGLDHIVVGQTEVPSRAYVSAFGFKGPDQQKPAGVLSGGERNRLNLALTLKQGGNLILLDEPTNDLDVETLSSLENALEHFPGCAVVISHDRWFLDRTCTHILAWEGDDDNEAKWFWFEGNFGAYEENKVERLGAEAARPHRVTHRKLTRD; this is encoded by the coding sequence ATGGCTGAGTTCATCTACACGATGAAAAAGGTCCGCAAGGCGCACGGCGACAAGGTGATCCTGGACGACGTCACGTTGAGTTTCTATCCAGGCGCCAAGATCGGTGTCGTCGGGCCCAACGGCGCCGGCAAGTCGAGCGTCTTGCGGATCATGGCGGGCCTGGACAAGCCGAACAACGGTGACGCCTTCTTGGCCAACGACGCGACCGTCGGCATCCTGCTGCAGGAGCCGCCGCTGAACGAGGAGAAGACCGTTCGCGGCAACGTCGAAGAAGGCCTGGGCGAGATCAAGGTCAAGCTCGACCGCTTCAACGAGGTCGCCGAGTTGATGGCCACCGACTACTCCGATGAGCTGATGGAGGAGATGGGCCGGCTGCAGGAGGAGCTGGACCACGCCGACGCGTGGGACCTCGATTCGCAGCTCGAGCAGGCCATGGACGCGCTGCGCTGTCCGCCGCCGGACGAGCCGGTGACCAACCTGTCCGGTGGTGAACGCCGCCGCGTCGCGCTGTGCAAGCTGCTGCTGTCCAAGCCCGACCTGCTGCTGCTCGACGAGCCCACCAACCACCTGGACGCCGAGAGCGTGCAGTGGCTCGAGCAGCACCTCGCTTCCTACGCGGGCGCGATCCTGGCGGTCACCCACGACCGGTACTTCCTGGACAACGTCGCCGAATGGATCCTGGAGCTGGACCGCGGCCGCGCCTACCCCTACGAGGGCAACTACTCCACGTACCTGGAGAAGAAGGCCGAGCGGCTCTCGGTGCAGGGCCGCAAAGACGCCAAGCTGCAGAAGCGGTTGGCCGAGGAGCTGGCCTGGGTGCGCTCCGGTGCCAAGGCGCGTCAGGCCAAGGGCAAGGCGCGGCTGCAGCGCTACGAGGAGATGGCCGCCGAGGCCGAGAAGACCCGCAAGCTCGACTTCGAGGAGATCCAGATCCCGGTCGGGCCGCGGCTGGGCAATGTGGTGGTCGAGGTCGACCATCTCGACAAGGGCTACGACGGGCGCACCCTGATCAAGGACCTGTCCTTCACCCTGCCGCGCAACGGCATCGTGGGCGTCATCGGCCCCAACGGGGTCGGTAAGACCACGCTGTTCAAGACCATTGTCGGGCTCGAGCAGCCGGACAGCGGCACGGTCAAGGTCGGCGAGACCGTCAAGCTCAGCTATGTCGACCAGACCCGCGCCGGAATCGATCCCAAAAAGAACGTGTGGGAAGTCGTCTCCGACGGGCTGGACCACATCGTCGTCGGCCAGACCGAGGTGCCGTCGCGGGCCTACGTGTCGGCGTTCGGGTTCAAGGGACCGGATCAGCAGAAGCCGGCCGGCGTGCTCTCCGGTGGCGAGCGCAACAGGCTCAACCTCGCGCTGACGCTCAAGCAGGGCGGAAACCTCATCCTGCTCGACGAGCCCACCAACGACCTCGACGTCGAGACGCTCAGTTCGCTGGAGAACGCCCTCGAACATTTCCCCGGCTGCGCGGTGGTGATCTCGCACGACCGGTGGTTCCTGGACCGCACCTGCACGCACATCCTGGCCTGGGAGGGTGACGACGACAACGAAGCCAAGTGGTTCTGGTTCGAGGGCAACTTCGGTGCATACGAGGAGAACAAGGTCGAACGCCTCGGTGCCGAAGCGGCACGGCCGCACAGAGTGACCCACCGCAAGCTAACGCGCGACTAG
- a CDS encoding NAD-glutamate dehydrogenase: MTIDPGARQDLEPWTTFTRQQDIPEWISRAYVESYRGPHSDESGGAETRSIDLTLPATIVTPAMLSAHYRLGLHRPDGESRVAVYPAEDPAGFGPALQVVTDHGGMLMDSVTVLLHRLGVPYTAIMTPVFEVQRSPEGDLLRVEAKPEGASQYAGEAWIHVQLLPSVDSKGLIEVERLLPKVLADVQQVASDASALIAALNDLAAQVEANADGHFSAPDRDDVAALLRWLGNGNFLLLGYQRCHVHDGQVSGDGTPGLGVLRTRTGSRPRLTDDDRLLVLAQSVVGSYLRYGAYPYAIAVREYVGDAVIEHRFVGLFTVAAMNADVLEIPTISRRVREALAMADSDPIHPGQLLLDVIQTVPRSELFTLSAERLLAMAKAVVDLGPQRNALLFLRADRLQYFVSCLVYLPRDRYTTAVRLQIEDILVHEFGGTRLEFTARVSESPWALMHFMVRLPPDGPDAVPVDVSEDNRLRIQALLSEAARTWTDRLAAAAAEGSVGHADAEYYADAFPEVYKQAVTPADAIDHIAIINELQDDSVKLVFAELDDGSAQLTWFLGGRTASLSQLLPMLQSMGVVVLEERPFTVTRSDGLPVWIYQFKISPHPTIRLASTQDERDAMAERFADAVTAIWNGRLEIDRFNELVMRAGLRWQQVVLLRAYAKYLRQANFPYSQSYIESVLNEHSSTARSLVVLFEALFDPDPDPSTSRDAQAAAAAVAADIDALVSLDTDRILRSFASLVQATLRTNYFVRREGSARARNVLAIKLDAQLVDELPLPRPKYEIFVYSPRVEGVHLRFGPVARGGLRWSDRRDDFRTEILGLVKAQAVKNAVIVPVGAKGGFVLKRPPLPTGDAVADRDANRAEGVACYQLFISGLLDVTDNVDHATGKVSPPTEVIRRDGDDAYLVVAADKGTATFSDIANDVAKSYGFWLGDAFASGGSVGYDHKAMGITAKGAWEAVKRHFREMDIDTQTEDFTVVGIGDMSGDVFGNGMLLSKHIRLLAAFDHRHIFLDPDPDAARSWEERRRMFDLPRSSWEDYDTSLISEGGGVYSREHKAISISPQVREALGIEGSEDEAAEMTPPNLIKAILQAPVDLLFNGGIGTYIKAESESDADVGDRANDPVRVNGSQVRAKVIGEGGNLGVTALGRVEFDLAGGRINTDAMDNSAGVDCSDHEVNIKILIDSLVTAGKVKPEERKPLLESMTDEVAQLVLTDNDDQNDLIGTSRANAPSLLPVHARLIQYLVDERGINRDLEALPSDKEIARRAEAGIGLTSPEMCNLMAHVKLGLKEDMLKTELTEQDVFASRLPLYFPKPLRERFTPEIRTHQLRREIVTTMLINDLVDAAGISYAFRIVEDVGVGSVDAVRTYVATDAIFGIGETWRRIRAANLPVALSDRLTLDTRRLIDRAGRWLLNYRPQPLAVGAEINRFAAKVQALTPRMSEWLRGDDKAIVESEAAEFTSQGAPEDLAYSVAAGLYRFSLLDIIDIGDINDIDAAEVADTYFALMDRLGTDGLLTAVSELPRQDRWHSLARLAIRDDIYASLRSLCFDVLAVGEPDESGEEKIAEWEHLSASRVERARRTLIEIQESGEKDLATLSVAARQIRRMTRTSGRGSSS, encoded by the coding sequence ATGACGATCGATCCCGGAGCCAGACAAGATCTCGAGCCGTGGACGACCTTCACCCGGCAGCAGGACATCCCTGAGTGGATTTCGCGGGCCTACGTAGAGAGCTATCGCGGGCCGCACAGCGACGAGTCGGGGGGCGCGGAAACCAGGTCCATCGACCTGACCCTGCCGGCGACCATCGTGACGCCCGCCATGCTGAGCGCGCACTATCGGCTCGGCCTGCACCGGCCCGACGGCGAGAGCCGTGTCGCGGTGTACCCGGCCGAAGACCCCGCCGGCTTCGGGCCCGCGCTACAGGTCGTCACCGATCACGGCGGCATGCTGATGGATTCGGTCACCGTGCTGCTGCACCGGCTCGGCGTTCCGTACACGGCCATCATGACGCCGGTGTTCGAAGTGCAGCGCAGCCCCGAGGGCGACCTGCTGCGCGTCGAGGCGAAACCCGAAGGCGCCTCGCAATACGCCGGCGAGGCGTGGATCCACGTGCAGCTGCTGCCTTCGGTCGACAGCAAGGGACTCATCGAGGTCGAACGGCTGCTGCCCAAGGTGCTGGCCGACGTGCAACAGGTCGCCAGCGACGCGTCGGCCTTGATCGCCGCCCTCAACGATCTGGCCGCGCAGGTCGAAGCCAACGCCGACGGCCACTTCTCGGCGCCGGACCGCGACGACGTCGCGGCGCTGCTGCGCTGGCTGGGCAACGGCAACTTCCTCCTGCTCGGCTATCAGCGCTGCCACGTGCACGACGGCCAGGTCTCCGGCGACGGCACACCCGGCCTCGGCGTCCTACGCACCCGCACCGGCTCGCGCCCCCGGCTCACCGACGACGACCGATTGCTGGTGCTCGCGCAATCGGTGGTGGGTAGCTATCTGCGCTACGGCGCCTACCCGTACGCCATCGCGGTCCGCGAATACGTCGGCGACGCCGTGATCGAGCACCGCTTCGTCGGCCTGTTCACAGTGGCCGCCATGAACGCGGATGTCCTGGAAATCCCGACGATTTCGCGCCGGGTCCGCGAGGCGCTGGCGATGGCCGACAGTGACCCGATCCACCCGGGCCAGCTGCTGCTTGACGTCATCCAGACCGTGCCCCGCTCGGAGCTGTTCACGCTCAGCGCCGAACGACTCCTGGCGATGGCCAAAGCGGTGGTGGACCTGGGACCGCAGCGAAACGCCTTGTTGTTCCTGCGCGCCGACCGGCTGCAGTACTTCGTCTCCTGCTTGGTGTACCTACCCCGCGACCGCTACACCACGGCGGTGCGGCTGCAAATCGAGGACATCCTGGTCCACGAATTCGGCGGCACCCGGCTGGAATTCACCGCTCGGGTCAGCGAATCACCTTGGGCCCTGATGCATTTCATGGTCCGCCTGCCGCCCGACGGCCCCGACGCCGTGCCGGTCGACGTGTCCGAAGACAACCGGCTCCGCATTCAGGCGCTGCTGAGCGAAGCCGCGCGCACCTGGACCGACCGACTCGCCGCCGCGGCGGCCGAGGGTTCGGTGGGCCACGCCGACGCCGAGTACTACGCGGACGCCTTCCCCGAGGTCTACAAGCAAGCCGTCACCCCGGCCGATGCCATCGATCACATCGCGATCATCAATGAGCTGCAAGACGACTCGGTCAAGCTGGTGTTCGCTGAACTCGACGACGGGTCCGCCCAGCTGACCTGGTTCTTGGGCGGACGCACCGCGTCGCTGAGCCAGCTGCTGCCGATGTTGCAGAGCATGGGTGTGGTCGTGCTCGAGGAGCGGCCGTTCACGGTCACCCGCTCCGACGGGCTGCCGGTGTGGATCTATCAGTTCAAGATCTCGCCGCACCCGACCATCCGGCTGGCGTCGACGCAAGACGAGCGCGACGCGATGGCCGAGCGATTCGCCGACGCGGTGACGGCGATCTGGAACGGTCGGCTCGAGATAGACCGGTTCAACGAGCTGGTGATGCGCGCCGGCCTGCGATGGCAGCAGGTCGTGCTGCTGCGCGCCTACGCAAAGTACTTGCGGCAGGCGAACTTTCCGTACAGCCAGTCCTACATCGAATCGGTACTCAACGAGCACTCCTCGACCGCGCGATCACTGGTCGTGCTCTTCGAGGCGCTGTTCGACCCCGACCCCGACCCCTCTACGAGCCGCGATGCTCAGGCGGCCGCCGCGGCGGTCGCCGCCGATATCGACGCACTGGTGAGCCTGGACACCGACCGTATTCTGCGGTCTTTCGCGTCGCTGGTGCAGGCCACGCTGCGGACCAATTATTTTGTGAGACGCGAAGGTTCGGCCCGGGCCCGCAATGTGCTGGCCATCAAGCTGGACGCCCAGCTGGTCGACGAGCTGCCACTGCCGCGCCCCAAATACGAGATCTTCGTTTATTCGCCGCGGGTTGAAGGCGTGCACCTGAGGTTCGGTCCGGTGGCCCGTGGTGGCCTGCGCTGGTCGGACCGCCGGGACGACTTCCGAACCGAGATACTGGGTTTGGTCAAGGCGCAGGCGGTGAAGAACGCCGTCATCGTGCCGGTGGGCGCCAAGGGCGGATTCGTGCTCAAGCGGCCACCGCTGCCCACCGGCGACGCCGTTGCCGACCGTGACGCCAACCGCGCCGAGGGCGTCGCCTGCTATCAGCTGTTCATCTCCGGTCTGCTCGACGTCACCGACAACGTCGACCATGCGACCGGAAAGGTCAGCCCGCCAACCGAAGTCATCCGGCGCGACGGCGACGACGCGTACCTGGTGGTGGCGGCGGACAAGGGCACCGCGACCTTCTCCGACATCGCCAACGACGTCGCGAAGTCCTACGGATTCTGGCTGGGTGACGCGTTCGCGTCCGGCGGGTCGGTCGGCTATGACCACAAGGCCATGGGCATCACGGCCAAGGGCGCGTGGGAGGCAGTCAAACGGCACTTCCGCGAGATGGACATCGACACGCAGACCGAGGACTTCACGGTGGTGGGGATCGGCGACATGAGCGGCGATGTCTTCGGCAACGGCATGCTGCTGAGTAAGCACATCCGGCTGCTCGCCGCCTTCGACCACCGGCACATCTTCTTGGACCCCGACCCCGACGCCGCGCGTTCATGGGAGGAACGCCGGCGGATGTTCGACCTGCCGCGGTCCAGCTGGGAGGACTACGACACATCGCTGATCAGTGAGGGCGGCGGCGTGTACAGCCGTGAGCACAAGGCGATTTCGATCAGCCCCCAGGTTCGCGAGGCGCTGGGCATCGAGGGCTCGGAGGACGAGGCCGCAGAGATGACGCCGCCCAACCTGATCAAGGCGATCCTGCAGGCGCCGGTGGATCTGCTGTTCAACGGCGGCATCGGCACCTACATCAAGGCGGAGTCCGAATCCGACGCCGACGTCGGAGACCGCGCGAACGATCCGGTCCGGGTCAACGGAAGCCAGGTGCGCGCCAAGGTGATCGGCGAGGGCGGCAACCTCGGGGTGACCGCGCTGGGTCGCGTCGAGTTCGATTTGGCGGGCGGCCGGATCAACACCGATGCGATGGACAACTCCGCCGGAGTGGACTGCTCGGACCACGAGGTCAACATCAAGATCTTGATCGACTCGCTGGTGACCGCCGGCAAGGTCAAGCCGGAGGAGCGCAAACCGCTGCTGGAGTCGATGACCGACGAGGTCGCGCAGCTGGTGCTCACCGACAACGACGACCAGAACGACCTGATCGGCACCAGCCGCGCGAACGCGCCGAGCCTGCTGCCGGTGCACGCCAGGCTGATTCAGTACCTGGTCGACGAGCGCGGCATCAACCGCGACCTGGAAGCGCTGCCGTCGGATAAGGAAATCGCGCGGCGCGCCGAGGCGGGCATCGGGCTCACCTCGCCGGAGATGTGCAACCTGATGGCACACGTGAAGCTGGGTCTCAAGGAGGACATGCTCAAAACCGAGCTGACCGAGCAGGACGTGTTCGCCTCCCGGCTGCCCCTGTACTTCCCGAAACCGTTGCGGGAACGGTTCACTCCGGAGATCCGCACGCATCAGCTGCGCCGCGAGATCGTCACCACCATGCTGATCAACGACCTGGTGGACGCCGCCGGGATCAGCTACGCCTTCCGGATCGTCGAGGACGTCGGCGTCGGATCGGTCGACGCGGTGCGCACCTACGTCGCCACCGACGCCATCTTCGGGATAGGAGAGACGTGGCGGCGCATCCGCGCGGCGAATCTGCCGGTCGCACTGTCGGATCGGCTCACGCTGGACACCCGGAGGCTAATCGACCGCGCCGGACGCTGGCTGCTCAACTACCGTCCGCAGCCGCTAGCGGTCGGCGCCGAGATCAACCGGTTCGCCGCCAAGGTCCAGGCGTTGACGCCGCGCATGTCCGAGTGGCTGCGCGGTGACGACAAGGCCATCGTGGAATCCGAAGCCGCGGAATTCACCTCCCAGGGTGCACCCGAAGACCTCGCCTATTCGGTGGCCGCCGGGCTGTACCGGTTCAGCCTGCTCGACATCATCGACATCGGTGACATCAACGACATCGACGCCGCCGAGGTCGCCGACACCTACTTCGCGCTCATGGACCGGCTCGGTACCGACGGGCTCTTGACGGCGGTATCCGAACTGCCCCGACAGGATCGCTGGCACTCCTTGGCGCGCTTGGCGATTCGTGACGACATCTATGCTTCGCTGCGGTCGTTGTGCTTCGATGTGCTCGCCGTGGGGGAGCCGGACGAAAGTGGTGAAGAGAAGATCGCCGAGTGGGAACACCTGAGTGCCTCCCGGGTGGAGCGGGCCCGCCGCACACTCATCGAGATCCAGGAAAGCGGGGAAAAGGATCTTGCGACGCTGTCGGTCGCCGCGCGACAAATCCGTCGCATGACCCGTACCAGCGGAAGAGGATCATCAAGTTGA
- a CDS encoding acyl-CoA thioesterase translates to MSVGFVAPVPVRWSDIDMYQHVNHATMVTILEEARVQFLREAFEVDILTIGLLIAEVKVTYKGQLRLVDSPLQVTIWTKRLRAVDFTLGYEVRSVNADPESKPAVIAESQLAAVHIEEERLVRLSPQHREYLQRWIR, encoded by the coding sequence TTGAGCGTCGGCTTCGTCGCGCCCGTGCCAGTGCGCTGGTCGGACATCGACATGTATCAGCACGTCAACCACGCCACCATGGTCACGATCCTGGAGGAGGCGCGCGTCCAGTTCCTGCGTGAGGCGTTCGAGGTCGACATCTTGACCATCGGGTTGCTCATCGCAGAGGTCAAGGTGACCTACAAAGGTCAGCTGCGGCTGGTGGATTCACCGCTGCAGGTGACCATTTGGACCAAGCGGTTGCGGGCCGTCGACTTCACGCTGGGCTACGAGGTGCGCTCGGTCAACGCGGATCCGGAGTCGAAGCCCGCCGTCATCGCCGAGTCGCAACTGGCCGCAGTCCATATCGAGGAGGAGCGGCTGGTGCGCCTCTCGCCACAACATCGGGAGTATCTGCAACGGTGGATCAGGTAG
- a CDS encoding pyridine nucleotide-disulfide oxidoreductase — MIGAGPAGIAAVGRLLDHGVAPERIAWVDPAFAAGDIGQKWRSVSSNTHVGLFLEYFNGSKAFRFAEAPPMPLKEIDPQETCALDLVAEPLVWITERLREQVDALATTATALFLGNRQWRIQTDERNIFSTNVVLAVGADPKKLRHPGLDEIGVQVALDPEKLAAEPLEGATVAVFGSSHSSMIVLPNLLRHPVKRIVNFYQSPLKYAVYLDDWILFDDTGLKGRAAAWARENIDGVLPDRLERCWVSSPEFAEKLAQCDRVIYTVGFERRKLPETPQWGQLDYNRTNGILAPGLFGVGIAFPRYAEDPYGYGQYRVGLKKFMDHLDAVLPLWLRYGP; from the coding sequence GTGATCGGTGCCGGACCCGCGGGCATCGCCGCGGTGGGAAGGCTGCTGGATCACGGAGTCGCGCCCGAACGGATCGCCTGGGTCGATCCGGCCTTCGCCGCCGGCGACATCGGCCAGAAATGGCGGTCGGTCTCGAGCAACACCCACGTCGGGCTCTTTTTGGAATATTTCAACGGCTCCAAGGCATTTCGCTTCGCCGAGGCACCACCCATGCCGCTCAAGGAGATCGATCCGCAAGAGACCTGTGCGCTGGACCTGGTCGCCGAACCCCTGGTGTGGATCACCGAGCGGCTGCGTGAGCAGGTCGACGCCCTTGCGACGACCGCCACCGCGCTGTTCTTGGGGAACAGGCAGTGGCGGATCCAGACGGACGAACGCAACATCTTCTCCACGAACGTGGTCCTGGCCGTCGGCGCGGACCCCAAGAAACTTCGCCACCCCGGCCTTGACGAGATCGGAGTCCAGGTCGCCCTGGACCCCGAAAAGCTCGCCGCAGAACCACTCGAGGGCGCGACGGTCGCGGTGTTCGGCTCGTCGCACTCGTCGATGATCGTGCTGCCGAATCTGCTGCGTCATCCTGTCAAACGCATCGTCAATTTCTACCAAAGCCCGCTCAAATACGCTGTCTATCTGGATGATTGGATCCTGTTCGACGACACTGGGCTGAAGGGCCGGGCGGCCGCCTGGGCGCGGGAGAACATCGACGGGGTGCTTCCCGACCGCCTGGAGAGGTGCTGGGTGTCGAGCCCCGAATTCGCCGAGAAATTGGCGCAGTGCGACCGCGTGATCTACACCGTCGGCTTCGAGCGCCGGAAGCTGCCCGAGACCCCGCAGTGGGGGCAGCTGGACTACAACCGCACCAACGGCATCCTGGCCCCCGGCTTGTTCGGGGTCGGCATCGCGTTCCCCCGGTACGCCGAAGACCCGTACGGGTATGGGCAGTATCGCGTGGGCCTGAAGAAATTCATGGACCATCTGGACGCCGTGCTGCCGTTGTGGCTGCGCTACGGCCCGTGA